The Flavobacterium psychrophilum genome includes a region encoding these proteins:
- a CDS encoding alpha/beta hydrolase has protein sequence MGHNLNFNEHTGKYSFFSVQEKAWHNLGQIVSDYPTSAEAIQYAGLDYQIAKEPNTHILPSGKSIQSKSSFFTYRTDNDTVLGASVGKDYHIVQNREAFAFFDAIVGGSEGILYETAGALGQGERIFITAKLPGYIRVGNGEDVTEKYIFLTTAHDGSGSITAAFTPIRIVCQNTLNAALKGMSNVVRIKHTSGAKQRLEDAHKVMGLADRLSVELEGIFNNWASVKVADNEMKKLIELALCPNKETFDLLKKGAQDELSTVFKNTVQDAFAYAMISDTQQMETTKGTLFGAYNAVTGYYQNVRNYKDEEAKLQSLVMGGTARSKAQAAFDLCRGFADAGADIFKFN, from the coding sequence ATGGGACACAATCTTAATTTCAATGAGCACACAGGGAAATACTCATTTTTTAGCGTACAGGAAAAAGCATGGCACAACCTTGGGCAAATCGTAAGCGACTATCCCACAAGCGCGGAGGCAATTCAATACGCAGGGCTGGATTACCAAATCGCTAAAGAACCCAACACACACATATTACCCAGCGGTAAGAGCATACAATCAAAAAGCAGCTTCTTTACCTACCGCACCGACAACGACACGGTACTTGGGGCAAGTGTTGGCAAAGACTATCATATCGTACAGAACCGTGAAGCCTTCGCTTTTTTTGATGCTATTGTAGGCGGTAGCGAGGGTATCCTATACGAGACAGCCGGGGCATTGGGGCAAGGGGAACGCATTTTCATAACCGCCAAACTGCCGGGTTATATCAGGGTGGGCAATGGCGAGGACGTTACCGAAAAATACATTTTCCTGACCACGGCGCACGATGGCTCCGGCAGTATTACCGCAGCTTTTACACCTATTCGCATCGTATGCCAAAACACACTCAATGCTGCCCTGAAAGGGATGTCAAATGTAGTACGCATCAAGCATACCTCAGGGGCTAAACAACGTCTCGAGGATGCCCATAAAGTGATGGGCTTAGCCGACAGGCTGAGCGTCGAACTCGAAGGTATATTCAACAACTGGGCTTCGGTGAAGGTAGCAGATAACGAAATGAAAAAGCTCATCGAGCTTGCCCTTTGCCCAAACAAAGAAACCTTTGACCTGCTAAAAAAAGGGGCGCAGGATGAACTCTCTACCGTATTTAAAAATACGGTGCAGGATGCCTTTGCTTATGCGATGATAAGCGACACCCAGCAAATGGAAACCACAAAAGGTACATTGTTCGGGGCATACAACGCCGTAACAGGCTATTACCAAAACGTGCGCAACTATAAGGACGAAGAGGCAAAACTGCAATCGCTTGTTATGGGCGGGACAGCACGAAGTAAAGCACAGGCAGCCTTTGACCTGTGCAGGGGGTTCGCTGATGCGGGTGCAGACATCTTCAAATTTAATTAA
- a CDS encoding metallo-beta-lactamase, whose translation MMTNVKMRVWDVKHGNAIYLRTPNNKHLVYDLGRGDYSENSDDRSPLETLYDHYGVRTINYLMITHPHRDHIDDILNLDKFKVISMHKPSLTKDEVVLNYRKGDNPKYDKYFELDDLFSVPSGPSTTISNPENFGGLNVKVFSTPSLIGNLNNKSLLSVIEYESIKVIIPGDNEFDSLDLLMKRNEFKAAIEDCDILIAPHHGRESAYHKDFVKLANPLLTIVSDGSLCDTSANHRYSSVSRGWTVHKNGVKTERKMLTTNSDGEVYIDFGRNEEGLFLQVVIK comes from the coding sequence ATAATGACAAATGTAAAAATGCGCGTTTGGGACGTTAAACACGGTAACGCTATTTATCTTCGAACCCCGAACAACAAACATCTTGTATATGACCTCGGCCGTGGCGACTATTCTGAGAACAGTGATGATAGAAGTCCCCTAGAGACATTGTATGACCATTATGGAGTAAGGACGATTAATTACCTAATGATTACGCATCCCCATCGTGATCATATCGATGATATTTTAAACCTAGACAAGTTTAAGGTGATCAGTATGCATAAACCTTCACTTACTAAAGATGAAGTAGTGCTTAATTATCGAAAGGGAGACAATCCAAAATATGATAAGTATTTTGAGTTAGATGATCTTTTCTCGGTTCCATCTGGACCAAGTACAACTATTTCCAATCCTGAAAACTTTGGGGGTTTAAATGTTAAGGTGTTTTCTACCCCCAGCCTGATAGGTAATCTCAATAATAAAAGTTTGTTGAGTGTAATCGAATATGAAAGTATTAAAGTGATCATCCCTGGAGATAATGAGTTTGATTCACTGGATTTACTGATGAAGAGGAATGAATTTAAAGCAGCAATAGAAGATTGTGATATCCTCATAGCACCGCATCATGGTCGTGAATCAGCCTATCACAAAGATTTTGTAAAGCTTGCAAATCCATTATTAACAATTGTCTCCGACGGATCCCTATGTGATACCAGCGCTAATCACAGGTATTCTTCGGTATCGAGAGGCTGGACCGTTCATAAAAATGGTGTTAAAACCGAGCGTAAGATGTTAACAACAAATTCAGATGGGGAGGTTTACATTGACTTCGGTCGCAATGAGGAAGGCTTATTTTTACAGGTAGTAATTAAATAA
- a CDS encoding conjugal transfer protein TraG — MGTGENEQALRKIADLSRLISITLLALHYYHSCYLFFYKLNIYSSFSDRILGHIAETGLFRHFIYAKIASLVFLAISLLGVKGRKNQKMRYPRALKYIFAGLLLFFSGYFLFGIINSLNVLAIFYIGITSTGYLLMVTGGVWLSRIIKDGLDDRDVFNRENETFPQEERLLENEYSVNLPAEYQLGKKTKQSYINIINPFRGILVPGTPGAGKSYFVIRHVITQHLAKGFTMFVYDFKFDDLSRIAYNAWLKNRHRYKAECKFYLINFDDLTSTHRCNPLEPSAMTDITDASESARTILMGLNREWIKKQGDFFVESPINFVTAIIWYLKKYRDGEFCTLPHVIELMQADYNDLFTLLRTEKEIEVLINPFVNAYLNDVMEQLEGQIASAKVAMARLSSPQLYYVLSGNDFTLDINNPEEPKVVCMGNNPQKIQIYGAVLSLYVTRLVKLVNKKDRLKSSLVFDEFPTLYLNNMDSLIATARSNKVATCLGIQDFSQLRKDYGREQADVIVNITGNIISGQVNGDSAKQLSERFGKIMQKRRSLSINSNDTSVSHSRQLDSALPPSRIATLSSGEFVGIVADEPASPIELKAFHCRIQNDHEALKAEEENYKQIEAVRKISQEQIQQNYLQIKQDIREIINSEMQRLLDDPSLNYLIVRK, encoded by the coding sequence ATGGGAACAGGAGAAAACGAGCAGGCACTGCGAAAAATAGCAGACCTCTCAAGGCTAATAAGCATCACACTGCTGGCGCTGCACTATTACCACAGCTGTTACTTGTTTTTTTACAAACTAAACATCTATAGCAGCTTTTCGGACCGAATTTTGGGACACATAGCGGAAACTGGTCTCTTCAGGCATTTTATATATGCCAAAATAGCCAGCCTAGTTTTCCTTGCGATTTCCCTATTGGGTGTAAAGGGGCGAAAGAATCAAAAGATGCGCTACCCCCGTGCGCTTAAGTATATATTTGCGGGGCTACTGTTATTCTTTTCAGGTTACTTTTTATTTGGCATTATTAACAGCTTGAACGTTCTGGCTATCTTTTATATCGGGATCACAAGCACCGGATATCTTCTCATGGTTACCGGGGGGGTATGGCTTAGCAGAATAATAAAAGACGGCTTGGATGACCGTGATGTGTTCAATCGTGAAAATGAAACATTTCCACAGGAGGAACGGCTGCTCGAAAACGAATATTCCGTCAACCTTCCGGCAGAGTACCAACTGGGAAAGAAAACAAAGCAATCCTACATAAATATTATCAATCCCTTTCGTGGCATATTGGTACCCGGAACCCCTGGTGCCGGTAAAAGCTATTTTGTGATCCGCCATGTCATCACACAGCACCTTGCTAAAGGATTCACTATGTTCGTATACGACTTTAAGTTTGACGACCTCTCACGCATCGCCTATAATGCCTGGCTAAAAAACCGCCATCGCTATAAGGCGGAATGCAAATTTTACCTTATAAACTTTGACGACCTCACCAGTACACACCGTTGCAATCCGTTGGAACCTTCCGCAATGACTGACATTACCGATGCCTCGGAATCAGCCCGCACCATTCTCATGGGGCTCAATCGCGAATGGATTAAAAAACAGGGGGATTTCTTTGTGGAATCGCCCATCAACTTTGTAACGGCTATCATTTGGTATTTAAAGAAATACAGGGATGGTGAATTTTGCACCCTGCCGCATGTTATCGAACTCATGCAGGCGGATTATAATGACCTCTTTACGCTGCTGCGCACCGAAAAGGAAATCGAGGTACTTATCAACCCCTTCGTTAACGCCTACTTGAACGATGTTATGGAGCAATTAGAGGGACAAATTGCCTCTGCAAAAGTCGCCATGGCGCGGCTGTCCTCACCACAATTGTATTATGTGCTTTCAGGCAATGACTTTACCCTTGATATAAACAACCCTGAAGAGCCCAAAGTAGTGTGTATGGGAAACAACCCTCAGAAAATACAAATATATGGCGCTGTATTGTCCCTATATGTGACCCGTCTGGTAAAACTAGTCAACAAAAAAGACCGCCTGAAAAGCAGCCTGGTCTTTGATGAATTCCCAACACTTTACCTTAACAATATGGATAGCTTAATTGCCACAGCACGCTCCAATAAAGTAGCTACCTGTCTGGGGATACAAGACTTTAGCCAGCTCCGTAAAGATTATGGCCGTGAGCAGGCAGATGTTATTGTAAACATTACCGGTAATATAATATCGGGACAGGTAAACGGCGATTCCGCAAAACAGTTATCGGAACGCTTTGGTAAAATAATGCAAAAACGACGAAGTCTTTCCATCAATAGTAACGATACATCAGTCAGTCACTCCAGGCAGTTGGACTCGGCGCTGCCACCTTCGCGAATTGCCACCTTAAGTTCAGGAGAATTTGTTGGTATCGTAGCCGATGAACCTGCCTCGCCAATTGAACTAAAGGCTTTTCATTGCAGGATACAAAATGACCATGAAGCGCTAAAAGCTGAAGAAGAAAATTATAAACAGATTGAAGCGGTACGCAAGATATCGCAAGAGCAAATACAACAGAATTACCTGCAGATCAAGCAAGATATACGCGAGATTATAAACAGTGAAATGCAACGGCTTTTGGATGATCCATCACTTAATTATCTTATTGTAAGGAAATAA